The nucleotide sequence CCTATATGCTTGTCCTTTTCAGCATTTGTTGTCCACAGACTGGCTGGTTCATTGGATAAAGTAGGTTCATAGTCTTTGAACCAAGAAGTAATCTGGTTATCGATTTGGGCTTGTAGGGAAGCCATATCTTGGTCATAAGCAGTTGCACCCACATAATTTGTTAGCTGATTATCCGTATATTGATTCGAACTTGTAATAGCTTCACTCTTTGCGTTATTTGCCTTATTCGTTGCATCTACAGCAGCTGCATCTACGGCTTCTGTTTTTACCGTAGTATCCTTAGAATCGATATCACCCTTAGAATACGTAACACCCAGCACCTGCTCCTCTGACATCTTCTTAGCAATCTTATTCAACAAATCCTGTCTAATTTTATTGATGTCGACCTCTTTGTGCTCAATGATTTCTCCTAATGTATATTTCTTTTTAGAAGGATCTGTAATAGGTCCTTCTATTGCGATGATGCGAGAATCCAAATAGATAGGAGGATTGTATTCTGTTGCTTTTACTCTTGCAGTATCACCTAAAGATACTTTCTCGTGCCCCCTCCCGAAAATGGTTTCCAGTGTCGCTACATCAATTTCCCATTCTGCCGTGGAACTGATTCGTTTTTGTAGTTCATTTTCAGTTAAGGTCATGAGGCGTTCCGTGGTCATATCTTCATCCGTGGATTCTGGAATATAAATGTCCCAAAGATGAACTGGTTCGCCTGTACTAGAATCAATTCTCCCCCATGCTTGACGTGCTTCCTCGTTTACAACTTCGACCATCTCTTGTGTTCCATCCTGTCTTTTAGGACCAACACCAACTAAGGCAGTAACAACATCCTTAGTTGATTCCGACCGTTTCATTCCAACTAAATCTTTTCCAGATTCAATTTCTTTCCCTTCCCAGGAACCAACTCTCTTTAATAGGTCAACATAACGACCAATCACTCTGTTTCCATCGGTTTCGATTCGGAACTGGAGTTCTAAACCAAATTCAGAAGCAATCTTTTTTAGGGCGTCGTAGGGGTTAATCAAATCCTCAAATACAATTGTTAACGACCCTAAATAATCCGTTTTGCCTCGTTTCCATCCCGTCCCAGAAAGCACAAAGTCTGTCGCAGTATTTACGGTTTGACCATTCAACGTTACAGGTGCAATAGGTTTATTCTTCTTTAACTCAATGTAAGATGCTGACGATCGCACTTCCACCTCATTATTTATTGTGTCATTGTAGTAAATGATGAACTCATGAAAAGAGCCATTACTCACAGGAATAATGACTCGATTACGCTTATTCAAATGCGCTGCAGCTCTAATATCTTTAGGCGCGAAAAAATGAAACAATTCCTCACTGTTTTTCAAAGATTTTTTATGATTATCTTGATAAAAAGGATTAACCCCTTTGTTATCCATCGTATCCAGTATTTCATCTGTTTGGTGATCCAAAATGTGAATTTGTGTCATTTATACGCTGGCCTCCATTTCACGGTAGTGTCCAATGTACCTTCCGGAAAAGTAAACAATTGATTGCTACCAGGATAAATAGGAAAATAAGAAGCGATAAAGTCACTCTTCTCCTTCTTAATATCCATACCATTTAGATACACGATATCGTTTTGATGATCGAACAAAAGTTTGTCTCCAGCTCTAGCTATAATAGGAATCTGGTTTTCTGTTAAATCATTAAACTCTAACACTCTAATCTGATCAATGTTCATCACGGAAACAGGAGCATAGGCTCCATACGCTCCAATATGGACTTGCACTTGAGATAAGGGCGCTTGATATTCAGAATTGTAGTCGTAGATTGTTTCATCATAACCGTGTTCGTAGATACCCGTTTCCGCATCATAAAGATAGATGGAAGCAGATATGACCGTACCTTTCCGTTGCAGGGCTAACCTACCATAAAAGGACTTCCACTCAGGAAGCCTTTCAGAAAAAACATTCCGACCTGTACTCACGTTACCGATTCTCATTCGACCAACCGCGTCTTTGATATTAGGAAAGGTATCAAACAAAGATAGCAGGCAGATGATATTATTATCAATATCCATACCGTGCAGCTCTATCCGTCCCATTTCATAGGCATTCTGTGGCTTAAACTCAATCCAAACTTGAATATTAAAATCTTGAATGGGACTAGGTAGGCTTTGTTTTAATGCAGGACCGTGCCACCCTGTCCCGGACCCATAATCTGTTACTACGAACCTTCCATTATTGACTGCCATTGAACCTACGATATCCCCTGTATCTAAATTGGAACCCACTCCCCAACCAACGGTTGAGGAACAATCTTCTGAAAGCACAGACTGATATGGAGCAACAGGAGATTTGTCAACAGACGTGGCTTTTCCTACCATCATGTAATCACCTTTAGAGTTAGCGATTTGAGCAAAAGTGATGTCCTGTAAAACAGTTGCTTCGAATATGGGTTTTGATTTAGCGGTACCTGGGTTATTTATAGTGAGCGCATCATTAACAAATGTATCTGTTAATTCTGGTCCGTGCTTATAAGGATCTGGACAAAAAACTGTTAATACCCCTTCTCCTATATCTGCTATTCGTTCAAAATCATCGACCGTGTTTTCAAACATAGCAAAGTAGGTAAGGTTAGGTTCGTCTCCAAACACAAGAGGTTTTACTTCATCCGTGATTAACCACTCAGCTAACTCTTTCTTTCTAGATTGAATATTTTCATCTGTTATACCTGTTATTCCAACTGGAACCGGGAACCTTAAAAAACTCGTATTCTTTCTTGTAGGGTATCCACCAGGACGATTAGGGATGGTCAAGACTTCCCATGTACTCGGAGTGAAGAACGGTCTGCCATCTCCTTTTAGTTTCACCAAATAGGGTTTTGTAATCCCGTTAAAAGTAATAGAGGTCATTTGAACTGATCCCTCTCTTCCTTATCTCTTTCTATAAATTCAGCTATCGTTTTATAGGTGTGCCTACTGAATTCTCTTCCGTCTACGTTATTAATTAAATTGACATAAAGCGTTGCGTTCCCTTGCATATTAGAAGGTTGCGAACCTTGCAATCTACTAATAATACGATCCGCTTCACCACTTCTACTTACTCCTTCTGCATAAGCCGGGATTCGGTTAATGGCACTTAGTAGTTTCATGGATTCTTCATGTGTAAAAACTTGCGTACCTATTGGAAGGTCTTTAATACCTCCGTCCAGAAATGCCCACTGATTATTCCACTTAGCTAACTCGAATCCTTCTTCACCTACTAATGCAGGACCTCCTGGGTGGAAATCTGTTCCTTCTGCATAACCAGGAAAACCTAAACCTCTCATGAACTGTTTT is from Radiobacillus kanasensis and encodes:
- a CDS encoding phage tail spike protein — translated: MTQIHILDHQTDEILDTMDNKGVNPFYQDNHKKSLKNSEELFHFFAPKDIRAAAHLNKRNRVIIPVSNGSFHEFIIYYNDTINNEVEVRSSASYIELKKNKPIAPVTLNGQTVNTATDFVLSGTGWKRGKTDYLGSLTIVFEDLINPYDALKKIASEFGLELQFRIETDGNRVIGRYVDLLKRVGSWEGKEIESGKDLVGMKRSESTKDVVTALVGVGPKRQDGTQEMVEVVNEEARQAWGRIDSSTGEPVHLWDIYIPESTDEDMTTERLMTLTENELQKRISSTAEWEIDVATLETIFGRGHEKVSLGDTARVKATEYNPPIYLDSRIIAIEGPITDPSKKKYTLGEIIEHKEVDINKIRQDLLNKIAKKMSEEQVLGVTYSKGDIDSKDTTVKTEAVDAAAVDATNKANNAKSEAITSSNQYTDNQLTNYVGATAYDQDMASLQAQIDNQITSWFKDYEPTLSNEPASLWTTNAEKDKHIGDLFYNSSTGYSYRFMLDATVYSWVLVRDEGIAKALQDAATAQDTADSKRRVFVAQPTTPYDAGDLWDNNGSVYRSTVTKTSSATFSLVDWTKIGDVTSQNTAADTVKVAGETATNIKNKANNSVQLGESYDGAKFSSTGGFESMRNDELVRVLGNAAVGFTIQRRMVTTDPWKDVIYFDTEGNAKFSGDLEATEAIRILNPDFNGKGFTSIELQSGVWNNDLTEYEETGFVVIATNGEGIEFHFKGLDGTVKDLVKWEIGAYLTEVKNLTVLGDLDVLGRTESYTYATLQNGWVGVNAPYRHPHYYVDSFGYVNFLGAMDGGTRSAYTPAFTMPAGLRPGHRQPWFQGTARVDVNTDGVVSVHPSSGIVSLYGIKYKPEN
- a CDS encoding distal tail protein Dit, with amino-acid sequence MTSITFNGITKPYLVKLKGDGRPFFTPSTWEVLTIPNRPGGYPTRKNTSFLRFPVPVGITGITDENIQSRKKELAEWLITDEVKPLVFGDEPNLTYFAMFENTVDDFERIADIGEGVLTVFCPDPYKHGPELTDTFVNDALTINNPGTAKSKPIFEATVLQDITFAQIANSKGDYMMVGKATSVDKSPVAPYQSVLSEDCSSTVGWGVGSNLDTGDIVGSMAVNNGRFVVTDYGSGTGWHGPALKQSLPSPIQDFNIQVWIEFKPQNAYEMGRIELHGMDIDNNIICLLSLFDTFPNIKDAVGRMRIGNVSTGRNVFSERLPEWKSFYGRLALQRKGTVISASIYLYDAETGIYEHGYDETIYDYNSEYQAPLSQVQVHIGAYGAYAPVSVMNIDQIRVLEFNDLTENQIPIIARAGDKLLFDHQNDIVYLNGMDIKKEKSDFIASYFPIYPGSNQLFTFPEGTLDTTVKWRPAYK